A window from Neorhizobium sp. NCHU2750 encodes these proteins:
- a CDS encoding amino acid ABC transporter permease has product MYKFNFEPVLAGFNNLLYGAWVTVQLSCGAMVLGLIVSVLCAAGKTSRIAPLRWVIDAYVEIIRNTPFLVQIFFIFFGLPTLGLRLTPNSAALLALVVNFGAYGTEIIRAGIESIQKGQVEAGTALGLSKLQIFRYIIMKPALRTVYPALTSQFIYLMLTSSVVSAISADDLAAAGNDLQSATFASFEVYIVITVMYLVMSIIFSAAFSLIEKATFRYPLSR; this is encoded by the coding sequence ATGTACAAGTTCAATTTTGAACCGGTTCTGGCTGGCTTTAACAACCTGCTCTATGGCGCGTGGGTCACCGTCCAGTTGTCATGCGGTGCGATGGTGCTTGGCCTCATTGTCTCGGTCCTCTGTGCCGCCGGCAAGACATCGCGTATCGCGCCATTGCGCTGGGTCATCGATGCCTATGTCGAGATCATCCGCAATACGCCCTTCCTGGTGCAGATCTTCTTCATCTTCTTCGGTCTGCCGACGCTCGGCCTGCGGCTGACGCCAAATAGCGCAGCACTGCTCGCCCTTGTCGTCAATTTCGGCGCCTATGGCACTGAAATCATTCGCGCCGGCATCGAATCGATCCAGAAGGGGCAGGTGGAGGCTGGTACGGCGCTTGGCCTGTCGAAGCTGCAGATCTTCCGCTACATCATCATGAAGCCGGCACTGAGGACCGTCTATCCTGCGCTCACCAGCCAGTTCATCTACCTGATGCTGACGTCGAGCGTGGTTTCGGCCATTTCCGCCGACGATCTCGCCGCTGCCGGAAACGACCTACAGTCGGCAACATTTGCCAGCTTCGAAGTCTATATCGTCATCACCGTCATGTATCTGGTCATGTCGATCATCTTCTCTGCAGCCTTCTCGCTGATCGAGAAAGCCACATTCCGTTATCCGCTGAGCCGATAG
- a CDS encoding amidohydrolase family protein, with amino-acid sequence MQHNDDGNFIIDNIRLAAGHGPKSIHVSNGRIAAIGTVTATDTVKRLDGAGALLMSGFTDAHVHLDKAMILGRCPLCEGTLAEAVRLTADAKRGFTAEDVETRGRKVLEMAVRAGTQRMRSFVEVDPRAGLRSLEGLLRLRQEWAALIDLQLCAFAQEGLTNEPETLTLLDEALRMGADLVGGCPYTDPDPAAHVGLIFDMAGKHDVDVDFHADFNLDPENSILPEIIRQTVERGWQGRVTVGHATKFAAFDPERRTTIAKAMADAGVALVVLPATDAFLNGSRDNPLRPRGIAPAKEIRDLGVTVALATNNIQNPFTPFGDASLLRMAGLYANLDQLATDADMRTIHTMITSDAEKITGMTAPALSVGEIANFILLAAETAEEAVRSNAAVVGVVKSGVVRLWAPVQPLRMTN; translated from the coding sequence ATGCAACATAATGACGACGGCAATTTCATTATCGATAACATCCGCCTGGCCGCCGGGCACGGACCAAAGTCCATCCATGTGAGCAATGGACGGATCGCGGCAATCGGAACGGTCACAGCGACCGATACGGTTAAGCGCCTGGACGGTGCCGGCGCGCTCCTGATGTCCGGTTTCACCGATGCGCACGTTCATCTCGACAAGGCGATGATTCTCGGGCGTTGCCCGCTCTGCGAGGGCACTCTTGCCGAAGCCGTTCGACTGACGGCTGATGCGAAGCGCGGTTTCACCGCAGAAGATGTGGAAACGCGCGGACGCAAGGTGCTGGAGATGGCCGTGAGGGCCGGCACGCAGCGCATGCGGAGTTTCGTCGAGGTCGATCCCCGCGCGGGCCTGCGCAGTCTCGAAGGCCTCCTCCGCCTTAGGCAGGAATGGGCGGCGCTGATCGATCTGCAGCTTTGTGCCTTCGCCCAGGAGGGACTGACGAACGAGCCGGAAACACTCACGCTGCTCGACGAAGCCCTGCGCATGGGCGCCGATCTCGTCGGCGGCTGCCCCTATACCGACCCCGATCCGGCGGCGCATGTCGGCTTGATATTCGACATGGCCGGCAAGCATGATGTCGACGTCGATTTCCATGCGGATTTCAACCTGGATCCGGAGAATTCGATCTTACCCGAGATCATCCGACAGACCGTCGAGCGTGGCTGGCAGGGCCGCGTGACCGTCGGCCATGCGACGAAATTTGCTGCCTTTGATCCGGAACGCCGGACAACCATCGCCAAGGCCATGGCGGATGCAGGTGTTGCCCTTGTTGTACTGCCCGCCACCGATGCATTCCTGAACGGCTCTCGGGACAATCCTCTGCGCCCGCGCGGCATCGCGCCCGCCAAAGAAATCAGGGATCTCGGCGTCACCGTTGCCCTGGCCACCAACAATATCCAGAACCCCTTCACACCCTTTGGCGATGCATCCTTGCTGCGCATGGCCGGCCTCTATGCCAATCTCGACCAGTTGGCGACCGATGCCGATATGCGGACCATCCACACCATGATCACCAGCGACGCAGAAAAGATCACCGGGATGACGGCGCCGGCGCTATCTGTCGGAGAGATCGCCAATTTCATCCTTCTTGCGGCAGAGACGGCCGAGGAGGCGGTGCGCAGCAATGCCGCCGTGGTCGGCGTGGTCAAGAGCGGCGTTGTAAGACTGTGGGCTCCCGTGCAACCGCTTAGAATGACGAACTGA
- a CDS encoding gamma-glutamyltransferase, whose amino-acid sequence MTDHLAISPHPMATAVGNELLAAGAAAAEAAVAIGALLSVVMPHFCGIGGDAVWLAADAEGTVTAINGIGQAFSFTENVAQIEMRGPRSILTTAAAIRTWETAIALQAPGCDIAPLLEPAIKAARDGFPVGASQEFWTQFRADEIGNWLGFETYAEARQGQKMIQPALAGTLSALSENGLDSFYQGDLAARILADLRNIGINARPEDLAATRAEHGAPMQVAYRDVLLHAPPPPTQGVTTLEIMGILDRLGPAPEMGSADDYHLMVEAVKAAFLDRGRIDDADDARAYAEKLLSPAHLDERAASVDRQSARAWPHVFETADTVYFAARDRKGRCISALQSTYYDWGSGCCLPQTGIIWHNRGASFRLTDGPNRLRPGRRPFHTLTPGIATRGGKPYLLYGTQGADGQPQTSCVILRHMIDHGLAPNEALHAPRFLLGRTFSDSRDSLKLEPMRGSNALQAMGHEVSPIPALSPLAGLAGAIRIEGNEVIGASDPRGAG is encoded by the coding sequence ATGACGGATCACCTGGCCATATCCCCCCACCCTATGGCAACTGCCGTCGGCAACGAACTGCTCGCGGCCGGCGCTGCCGCAGCGGAGGCAGCCGTCGCGATCGGCGCGTTGCTGAGCGTGGTCATGCCGCATTTCTGCGGCATCGGCGGCGATGCGGTCTGGCTCGCGGCGGATGCGGAAGGCACGGTGACCGCCATCAATGGCATCGGCCAGGCTTTCTCCTTTACCGAAAACGTCGCGCAGATCGAAATGCGCGGACCGCGGTCCATCCTCACCACTGCGGCGGCGATACGGACATGGGAAACGGCCATCGCGCTCCAGGCACCAGGCTGCGATATTGCACCGCTGCTCGAGCCGGCCATCAAGGCTGCCCGCGACGGTTTTCCGGTTGGCGCGTCGCAGGAGTTCTGGACGCAGTTCCGCGCCGACGAAATCGGCAACTGGCTCGGCTTCGAGACCTATGCCGAAGCACGGCAGGGACAGAAGATGATCCAGCCGGCTCTGGCCGGCACCCTATCTGCGTTGTCCGAGAATGGCCTCGACAGTTTCTACCAGGGGGACCTTGCCGCCCGCATTCTGGCCGACCTTCGAAATATCGGCATTAATGCCAGACCGGAAGATCTTGCGGCGACGAGGGCAGAGCATGGCGCGCCTATGCAGGTTGCCTATCGCGACGTCCTGCTTCATGCACCACCGCCGCCGACACAGGGCGTGACGACGCTGGAAATCATGGGCATTCTCGACCGGCTCGGCCCTGCGCCGGAAATGGGCAGCGCAGACGATTACCACCTGATGGTCGAAGCGGTGAAAGCCGCATTTCTCGACCGTGGCAGAATCGATGATGCCGACGATGCACGTGCCTATGCCGAGAAATTGCTGTCGCCCGCGCATCTGGACGAACGGGCCGCTTCAGTTGACCGGCAAAGCGCCAGGGCTTGGCCGCATGTCTTCGAGACCGCGGACACTGTCTATTTTGCAGCGCGCGACCGTAAAGGCCGATGCATTTCAGCGCTGCAGAGCACTTATTACGACTGGGGCAGCGGCTGCTGCCTGCCGCAAACCGGGATCATCTGGCATAATCGCGGAGCAAGCTTTCGCCTGACCGACGGACCGAACCGCCTGAGGCCGGGGCGCCGACCTTTCCATACCCTGACACCCGGCATCGCCACCAGGGGCGGAAAGCCCTACCTGCTCTATGGAACGCAGGGGGCCGATGGCCAGCCGCAGACCAGTTGCGTGATCCTGCGCCACATGATCGACCATGGCCTTGCACCTAATGAGGCGCTGCACGCACCACGGTTTCTGCTCGGGCGGACATTTTCAGACAGCAGGGATAGCCTGAAGCTCGAACCGATGCGTGGCAGCAACGCCCTGCAGGCGATGGGACATGAGGTCAGCCCGATCCCGGCACTCAGCCCGCTCGCCGGTCTGGCGGGCGCCATCAGGATCGAGGGGAACGAGGTGATCGGCGCAAGCGACCCGCGCGGGGCGGGTTGA
- a CDS encoding amino acid ABC transporter permease encodes MIRPFGWNEFWIIVMAAQWTIALSAIAFAGGGIGGLFIALVRVSDARWPRLIATGFIRVFQGTPLLMQLFLVFFGMNIIGFAINPWIAAAVALTLHASAFLGEIWRGCIEAIPPGQREAATALGLRYFNRMRYVILPQASRIAVAPTVGFLVQLIKGTSLAAIIGFTELTRQGQIINNATFSPFMVFGSVAAIYFVLCWPLSLLARRMEVRFSRSTTR; translated from the coding sequence TTGATCAGACCTTTTGGCTGGAACGAATTCTGGATCATCGTCATGGCGGCGCAATGGACGATCGCGCTGTCGGCGATCGCCTTTGCCGGTGGCGGTATCGGTGGCCTGTTCATCGCATTGGTGCGTGTTTCGGATGCAAGATGGCCGCGGCTGATCGCGACCGGCTTCATCCGTGTCTTCCAGGGTACGCCGCTGCTGATGCAGCTTTTCCTGGTGTTCTTCGGCATGAACATCATCGGCTTTGCCATCAACCCATGGATCGCGGCGGCCGTGGCGCTGACGCTGCATGCCAGCGCCTTTCTGGGTGAGATCTGGCGCGGCTGCATCGAAGCCATCCCGCCGGGCCAGCGTGAGGCTGCAACCGCGCTCGGGCTGCGGTATTTCAACCGGATGCGCTATGTGATCCTGCCTCAGGCGTCGCGCATCGCGGTGGCGCCGACGGTCGGTTTTCTCGTGCAGTTGATCAAGGGCACGTCGCTCGCAGCCATCATCGGCTTTACCGAACTGACCCGCCAGGGCCAGATCATCAACAACGCGACGTTCAGCCCGTTCATGGTGTTCGGTTCGGTGGCAGCCATCTACTTCGTCCTCTGCTGGCCTTTGTCGCTTCTGGCACGCCGGATGGAAGTCAGGTTTTCCCGGTCGACAACACGTTGA
- a CDS encoding aspartate aminotransferase family protein: MLSNSLIELDRAHLVHPVSSFRGHEKLGVRVLRSAKGATVTDASGHQLIDGFAGLWCVNAGYGHESIVEAAAKQMRELAYATAYFDLGSEPAIRLASELADRAPGDLNHVYFTLGGSDAVDSTIRFIRYYWHAKGTPQRDQFISVEQGYHGSSTAGAGLTALPAFHAGFGVPYEWQHKIPSHYAYRNPAGSDPAAIIASSLDALKSKIEAIGPERVAAFYVEPIQGSGGVLVPPPGWMKAMHELCRSYGILFVADEVITGFGRTGPLFACSDEDIVPDFMTTAKGLTSGYVPMGAVFMSDHVYEVLADAAGEAAIGHGQTYSAHPVSAAVGLEVLKLYEGGLLENGVRAGARLMAGLESLKDHPLVGDVRGRGMLAAVELVTDKAKKTPLPAAAAPARRVFDRAWENGVVLRAFGNGVLGYAPPLCCTDAEIDAIVERTRLTLDQTLQDPDVRGAMA; encoded by the coding sequence ATGCTCAGCAACTCGCTGATCGAGTTGGATCGCGCCCATCTTGTCCATCCCGTATCGTCGTTTCGTGGTCACGAGAAACTCGGCGTACGCGTTCTGCGCTCCGCCAAGGGGGCAACGGTGACCGATGCAAGCGGTCACCAGCTCATCGATGGTTTCGCCGGCCTTTGGTGTGTCAATGCGGGCTATGGCCACGAAAGCATTGTCGAAGCTGCGGCCAAGCAGATGCGTGAACTGGCTTATGCCACTGCCTATTTCGATCTCGGCAGCGAACCGGCCATCCGGCTTGCCTCGGAACTGGCGGACAGGGCTCCCGGCGACCTGAACCATGTCTATTTCACCCTTGGTGGCTCGGATGCCGTCGACAGCACGATCCGCTTCATTCGCTATTACTGGCATGCCAAGGGTACGCCGCAGCGCGACCAGTTCATATCGGTCGAACAGGGCTATCACGGATCTTCGACCGCGGGCGCCGGTTTGACCGCGCTGCCCGCCTTCCATGCCGGCTTCGGCGTTCCCTACGAATGGCAGCACAAGATCCCCTCGCACTATGCCTATCGCAATCCGGCCGGTAGCGATCCGGCGGCCATCATAGCCTCCTCGCTGGATGCGCTGAAAAGCAAGATCGAAGCGATTGGGCCGGAGCGCGTGGCCGCGTTCTATGTCGAGCCGATCCAGGGTTCGGGCGGTGTCCTTGTCCCGCCGCCGGGCTGGATGAAGGCCATGCACGAACTTTGCCGTTCCTACGGCATCCTGTTCGTCGCCGACGAGGTCATTACCGGCTTTGGCCGCACAGGCCCGCTCTTCGCCTGCTCCGACGAAGATATCGTGCCGGACTTCATGACGACCGCCAAGGGCCTGACATCCGGATATGTGCCGATGGGCGCCGTATTCATGTCCGACCACGTCTATGAGGTTCTTGCCGACGCTGCCGGTGAGGCCGCGATCGGTCACGGCCAGACCTATTCCGCTCATCCGGTCAGTGCCGCCGTCGGCCTTGAAGTGCTGAAGCTCTATGAGGGCGGCTTGCTGGAAAACGGGGTGCGCGCCGGTGCGCGGCTGATGGCCGGCCTTGAGAGCCTCAAGGATCACCCGCTGGTCGGCGATGTTCGCGGCCGGGGCATGCTTGCGGCCGTTGAACTGGTCACCGACAAGGCGAAGAAGACACCGCTCCCGGCGGCGGCGGCTCCTGCGCGCAGGGTCTTCGATCGCGCATGGGAAAACGGCGTCGTGCTGCGGGCCTTCGGCAATGGTGTACTCGGCTATGCTCCGCCGCTCTGCTGCACGGATGCGGAAATCGATGCCATCGTTGAACGGACCAGATTGACCCTCGATCAGACCCTGCAGGATCCGGACGTCCGCGGGGCCATGGCCTGA
- a CDS encoding amino acid ABC transporter ATP-binding protein — MTEAKANAAAAAMHGNSDAAVSMAGVNKWYGAYHALKEINLSVNRGERIVICGPSGSGKSTLIRCINQLEVIQKGRIVVDGHDLTAGGRNVDLVRQETGMVFQSFNLFPHMTVLENCTLAPMKVRGISKSEAEATASRFLERVRIPEQAAKYPAQLSGGQQQRVAIARALCMNPKIMLFDEPTSALDPEMVKEVLDTMIDLAKEGMTMLCVTHEMGFARQVADRVIFMDRGEILEMGPPDTFFDNPQNERLKNFLGQIS, encoded by the coding sequence ATGACCGAGGCAAAAGCAAACGCGGCTGCGGCGGCCATGCACGGAAACTCCGATGCGGCCGTCAGCATGGCAGGCGTCAACAAGTGGTATGGCGCCTACCATGCGCTGAAGGAGATAAATCTCTCCGTCAATCGCGGCGAGCGGATCGTCATCTGCGGGCCATCGGGCTCCGGCAAGTCGACGCTCATCCGCTGCATCAACCAGCTGGAAGTCATCCAGAAGGGGCGCATCGTCGTCGACGGACATGACCTGACGGCCGGCGGCAGGAATGTCGATCTGGTGCGCCAGGAAACCGGCATGGTGTTCCAGAGCTTCAATCTCTTCCCGCATATGACGGTTCTGGAGAATTGCACGCTTGCGCCGATGAAGGTCAGAGGCATTTCCAAATCTGAGGCTGAGGCCACTGCTAGCCGTTTCCTCGAGCGTGTGCGCATTCCCGAACAAGCGGCCAAATATCCCGCCCAGCTTTCCGGCGGCCAGCAGCAGCGCGTGGCGATCGCCCGCGCGCTCTGCATGAACCCGAAGATCATGCTGTTCGACGAACCGACCTCGGCGCTCGACCCGGAAATGGTCAAGGAAGTTCTCGATACGATGATCGATCTGGCCAAGGAAGGCATGACCATGCTTTGCGTGACCCATGAAATGGGCTTTGCGCGCCAGGTGGCCGACAGGGTGATTTTCATGGATCGCGGCGAGATCCTCGAAATGGGGCCGCCGGACACGTTCTTCGACAATCCGCAAAACGAGCGCCTGAAGAATTTCCTCGGCCAGATTTCCTGA
- a CDS encoding 2-hydroxyacid dehydrogenase: MKPDILLLEPMMKPIEEQLDALYTVHRAYDGSQKAGVEEALPRIRGVATGGGGGISNEWIEKLPSLGVIAVNGVGTDRIDLKFARERNIDVATTLGVLTDDVADIGIALMLAVLRHIAYGDAYLRNGKWTKGEFPLGVSPKGKRVGILGLGQIGKAFGRKAEAFGMSVRYWNRSPVSDTDWKACATPIELAEDSDVLCVVISANAETRNIINADILKALGPKGYLINIARGTVVDEDALLAALNDGTIAGAGLDVFVNEPSIRPDFFTAPNTVLMPHQGSATIETRLGMGEMVLKNLAAYFAGEKPPTTVN; encoded by the coding sequence ATGAAGCCAGATATCCTGCTCCTCGAGCCGATGATGAAACCGATCGAGGAACAACTCGATGCGCTCTACACCGTCCATCGTGCCTATGATGGGAGCCAGAAGGCCGGCGTGGAAGAGGCGCTGCCGCGTATTCGCGGGGTGGCAACCGGCGGCGGCGGCGGCATTTCGAACGAATGGATCGAGAAGCTGCCGAGCCTTGGCGTCATTGCCGTCAACGGGGTCGGCACCGACAGGATCGACCTGAAATTTGCCCGCGAGCGCAATATCGACGTGGCAACGACGCTTGGCGTATTGACGGACGATGTGGCCGATATCGGCATAGCCCTGATGCTCGCCGTTTTGAGACATATCGCCTATGGCGACGCCTATCTGCGCAACGGAAAGTGGACGAAGGGCGAGTTTCCGCTCGGCGTCAGCCCCAAGGGCAAGCGGGTCGGCATTCTCGGCCTCGGCCAGATTGGCAAGGCTTTCGGCCGCAAAGCCGAAGCCTTCGGCATGTCCGTCCGCTACTGGAACCGCTCGCCGGTGAGCGACACCGACTGGAAGGCCTGTGCAACGCCGATCGAACTTGCCGAGGACAGCGATGTGCTCTGCGTGGTGATCTCGGCCAATGCCGAAACCCGCAACATCATCAACGCAGACATACTGAAGGCGCTCGGCCCGAAGGGATATCTCATCAATATCGCTCGCGGCACCGTCGTCGACGAGGATGCCCTTCTTGCCGCCTTGAATGATGGCACGATCGCGGGCGCCGGTCTTGACGTCTTCGTCAACGAGCCGAGTATCAGGCCGGACTTCTTCACAGCGCCCAACACGGTGCTCATGCCGCATCAGGGCAGCGCCACGATCGAGACGCGCCTCGGCATGGGTGAGATGGTGCTGAAGAACCTCGCCGCTTATTTTGCCGGCGAAAAGCCCCCGACCACAGTCAACTGA
- a CDS encoding transporter substrate-binding domain-containing protein translates to MNISRRMAMAGIGAALLIGATASFASAQTVDTIKQAGTLKVGMLVDFPPFGIMNTSNEPDGYDADVAKLLGKEWGVKVQIVPVTGPNRIPYLQSNQVDLLVASLGITEERAKSVDFSDPYAGISVGVFGPTSTQVSKPEDLSGKTIGVARASTQDTAVTKIAPKDAKIQRFDDDASAVQALLSGQVDLIGVSNVVAAQIDQAAPGRFNQKIQLTSQVQGIAVRKGSTELLAAVNAFVQKVKADGELNKIHEKWLGAPLPDFVSAAKK, encoded by the coding sequence ATGAATATTTCCAGACGCATGGCGATGGCCGGCATCGGTGCCGCATTGCTGATCGGTGCGACCGCGTCGTTCGCATCCGCGCAGACGGTAGACACCATCAAGCAGGCCGGCACTCTCAAGGTCGGCATGCTGGTGGACTTCCCTCCGTTCGGCATCATGAATACGTCGAACGAACCGGACGGCTATGACGCCGATGTCGCAAAACTGCTCGGCAAGGAATGGGGTGTGAAGGTCCAGATCGTTCCGGTGACCGGCCCGAACCGCATTCCCTATCTGCAGAGCAATCAGGTCGATCTGCTGGTCGCCTCGCTCGGCATCACCGAGGAACGCGCCAAGAGCGTCGATTTCTCCGATCCCTATGCCGGCATCTCGGTCGGCGTCTTCGGCCCGACATCCACGCAGGTTTCCAAGCCCGAGGATCTGTCCGGCAAGACGATTGGCGTCGCTCGCGCTTCGACGCAGGACACGGCCGTCACCAAGATCGCACCGAAGGATGCCAAGATCCAGCGTTTCGATGACGATGCCAGCGCGGTGCAGGCACTGCTGTCCGGTCAGGTGGATCTGATCGGCGTATCGAACGTCGTCGCAGCACAGATCGACCAGGCTGCTCCCGGCCGATTCAACCAGAAGATCCAGCTTACCAGCCAGGTCCAGGGCATCGCTGTCCGCAAGGGATCGACCGAACTGCTGGCAGCCGTGAACGCCTTCGTACAGAAGGTCAAGGCCGACGGCGAACTCAACAAGATCCACGAAAAGTGGCTTGGTGCTCCGCTGCCGGACTTTGTCTCCGCTGCGAAGAAGTAA